The Candidatus Cloacimonadota bacterium genomic interval ACCAACTTTCAATAAAATAATAGACTTAGCTGTGGGTTATGTTCAATCCGAGATGCTTGTGTCAGCTGCATTAAATCATAGCCTTGATTTATCTGATTGTACTTTTTACATAGACACGAGAATGACTCTGTAGTAACAACTCACTTTCAGATTTCAGCATAATACCCAGGTAAACCGGTTCCGACACAAATTTGGCCGTAAAGTTCTATATATTTGCCAAAATGTGCCCCAGATGGACTCTATGCGGGCAAATATTAACGCATAAATATTTACACAAGACGATAAACGCCCCTTTCTCCGATTCTTAGGCACACCTGTAGTGTAATTGTTAATTCTCTTTACATTGATTGCAAGTGCAAGCAGCGTGAACCACAGCTTATGTCTGTATAGTCCTCTGAGCCTTGACTTTCCAGCTCTTGTCCTGTACTTGAACTGGCGTATGGTCGCCTCTACGCCACTTCTTAGAGCCTTCCGTTTTTTAGGCACTGTTTTTATGTAAGATAGTCTCAAACGCTTAGATATGTCTTTGTCACTCATGTAATAGGCATACTTCTTAACTGTCTTGAGCCATTTGAGCTTACAGGTTGCTAAATGTTCACATTCTTTACAGATAGAAGGATCGAATAATGCCTTGTGGCTTTTCTTTAGCCTGATGCATTTTACTCTTTGCTTTCCGACGCAGGTCACATAGTACGAATCGTCACATTTCTCAACAAACATACGACCCTCCGACTTAGCCCCTTTTATTCCTGTTTGAACGCTATTGATGGAGTATTGCTCCAATTTTTCGTCCAAAGCAGGACCACCGTATCCGCCATCATAATGGATCTCTTCGAGTTCGGTAAGTCTATCTTTTACAAGATCATCCATAGCGTCTAACAGCATCTTCCCATCAAAAACATTGTTTTGGCATAAAGTGGTGTCGCAGATTAAGTTCAGCTCTGCTTCAGGATCAGCGGTCTCAACTACGTTGCCCACAAAACCCAAGTTATTAACGCCTGATTTGTAGCGTAGTGTCGCTTCAGGATCATCAATGGCTCTGATATCGTTGCTAGTCTTATCGTCAGACGACTTTTTGCTGATTTTGGGCTCATCATCATCACCTGGCTCTACGATAAATTGCTCTTCGAAGATGCGCATAAGCATCTGCCATTCTGCTTTATTTACGTACTTGTCGCCAAAATGGTTGATTATAGAAAGGTAACATTGCCCAACCTTCTGGAACTCATCTTTTACATCATCCGTTTTGAGCATGCTCACATAGTTATCTGCATCATATTTAATATAGTTAGGGTTTAATCCAAAGATATACTCCTGATCTGCTACGTCAATGACTCTATACAATCTCTTAACTGCTTCTATCTGTAGCTGTAATCTATTGTATGCGCATACATTAGTATGAATCTGAGTAGAATCAGTACGGGCAATCTTGGTGTTTACCATAAAAGATTCTATCTGGCTCTGAACTAAACGATTAAATTCCAGATTGAATAAATCTATGCCTGTCTTATCCTGGTACACCCTCAGAGATTGAATAAAATTGGTGATAGTTCGCAGTGAAACAGTGGATTCACCCATGGGTATGCCACAGGCATGCAGCAAGCCTATATGCAAAGACATGCTTTCTTCTAATTCTCGAAAAGTCCAATCAAACAACTCCTTGATAGTCAGCAAGGTAACCAACTGGTTGATGGGAGAGTTTGGGCGCCCGGTATGGCTTGGATAAAGAACACTAAAGCTGCTCTCATCTACCTTTTCGAATACCTCTTTGCGCAAGGTTTTCCAGATTGCCATGTGTGATTTTACCTTTTTGGGAAGGTTGAATTCCCAGTCG includes:
- a CDS encoding transposase, translated to MHKPNNRHKQIDIFDWEFNLPKKVKSHMAIWKTLRKEVFEKVDESSFSVLYPSHTGRPNSPINQLVTLLTIKELFDWTFRELEESMSLHIGLLHACGIPMGESTVSLRTITNFIQSLRVYQDKTGIDLFNLEFNRLVQSQIESFMVNTKIARTDSTQIHTNVCAYNRLQLQIEAVKRLYRVIDVADQEYIFGLNPNYIKYDADNYVSMLKTDDVKDEFQKVGQCYLSIINHFGDKYVNKAEWQMLMRIFEEQFIVEPGDDDEPKISKKSSDDKTSNDIRAIDDPEATLRYKSGVNNLGFVGNVVETADPEAELNLICDTTLCQNNVFDGKMLLDAMDDLVKDRLTELEEIHYDGGYGGPALDEKLEQYSINSVQTGIKGAKSEGRMFVEKCDDSYYVTCVGKQRVKCIRLKKSHKALFDPSICKECEHLATCKLKWLKTVKKYAYYMSDKDISKRLRLSYIKTVPKKRKALRSGVEATIRQFKYRTRAGKSRLRGLYRHKLWFTLLALAINVKRINNYTTGVPKNRRKGRLSSCVNIYALIFARIESIWGTFWQIYRTLRPNLCRNRFTWVLC